From Cannabis sativa cultivar Pink pepper isolate KNU-18-1 chromosome 8, ASM2916894v1, whole genome shotgun sequence, a single genomic window includes:
- the LOC115699437 gene encoding protein kinase PVPK-1, whose amino-acid sequence MDSVLVDGVHSLSLGNNLPTTSGTHHHHPSRIPSPSLSSDGGASSIYYSPAQSYGKKPMYYPNGSVVIQSDSYKAMQDNLKHQETPVMVKHGAAANKGIDKSAGPSTQKNVSKVEDKCCTKHLTGEENCDSSCLVESETFGLIPCKESVGQMNCQSTPQPTVTSYASPQSSLYSATVYSEAKESFTNTEASECTSSIEKIGEGCEMKNSCEFNESRKTSICRGSTGSDVSDESSTSSLSTSMFKPHMANDTRWDAIQAIRSRHGMLGLNHFKLHRKLGCGDIGSVYLSELSGTRTFFAMKVMDKTDLGSRKKLPRAQTEREILQSLDHPFLPTLYTHFETEKFSCLVMEFCPGGDLHNLRQRQPGKFFSEHAARFYVAEVLLALEYLHMLGIIYRDLKPENVLVREDGHIMLSDFDLSLRCAVSPTLVKSSNSTMESKSSGYCAQPSCIEPTCVMQPDCIQPACFAPRFLSRKPKKDKKTKPKTEVHHQVSPLPELIAEPTSARSMSFVGTHEYLAPEIIKGEGHGSAVDWWTFGIFLYELLFGKTPFKGAGNRATLFNVVGQPLRFPESPSVSFAARDLIRGLLVKEPQHRLAYRRGATEIKQHPFFQSVNWALIRCTSPPDVPKPYTMDVPRNEVPKIPTNGKDPGVDVKPSGNYFEIDFF is encoded by the exons ATGGATTCAGTTCTTGTTGATGGGGTTCATTCATTATCACTAGGCAACAATCTGCCTACCACAAGTGgtactcatcatcatcatccttCTCGGATTCCATCACCGAGCTTATCAAGTGATGGTGGAGCTTCATCAATATATTATTCACCAGCTCAAAGCTATGGCAAAAAACCGATGTACTATCCTAATGGTTCTGTGGTTATTCAAAGTGATTCATATAAAGCAATGCAGGACAATTTGAAGCATCAAGAGACACCCGTTATGGTAAAACACGGGGCTGCTGCGAATAAGGGGATTGATAAATCAGCAGGACCTTCTACTCAGAAGAATGTTTCTAAGGTGGAAGACAAATGCTGCACTAAGCATCTAACTGGTGAAGAAAATTGTGATTCAAGCTGTTTGGTGGAATCAGAAACTTTTGGTTTGATTCCATGTAAAGAAAGTGTTGGGCAAATGAACTGCCAATCAACACCCCAACCAACTGTTACTTCTTATGCAAGTCCCCAAAGTAGCTTGTACTCAGCCACTGTGTATTCAGAAGCCAAAGAAAGTTTCACCAATACTGAAGCCAGTGAATGTACAAGCAGTATTGAGAAAATTGGTGAGGGCTGTGAAATGAAGAATTCCTGTGAATTTAATGAAAGCAGGAAGACCAGCATCTGTAGAGGCAGCACAGGGAGTGATGTTAGTGATGAGAGCAGCACTAGTAGTTTGAGCACCTCTATGTTCAAACCCCATATGGCAAATGATACAAGATGGGATGCAATTCAAGCTATTCGATCTCGTCATGGGATGTTGGGTTTGAATCATTTCAAGTTGCATAGGAAACTTGGTTGCGGAGATATTGGCAGTGTTTATTTATCTGAGCTGAGTGGTACTAGAACGTTTTTCGCAATGAAAGTTATGGATAAAACTGATCTGGGAAGCCGGAAAAAGCTTCCAAGGGCTCAAACAGAAAGAGAGATATTGCAATCTTTGGATCATCCATTCCTCCCCACACTGTATACGCATTTCGAGACAGAAAAATTCTCTTGCTTGGTGATGGAGTTCTGCCCTGGTGGAGATCTACATAATCTCAGGCAAAGGCAACCTGGGAAATTCTTTTCTGAGCATGCTGCCAG GTTTTATGTTGCAGAAGTTCTTCTTGCCTTAGAGTATTTGCATATGCTTGGAATCATTTACAGAGACCTTAAACCCGAAAATGTTTTAGTCAGAGAAGATGGACATATTATGCTTTCAGATTTTGACCTCTCTTTAAGGTGTGCTGTATCCCCTACTCTTGTAAAATCTTCAAACTCGACCATGGAGTCAAAGAGCTCGGGTTATTGTGCTCAGCCTTCATGTATCGAGCCAACTTGTGTTATGCAGCCTGATTGCATCCAACCCGCGTGTTTTGCTCCACGCTTCTTATCACGTAAGCCCAAGAAAGATAAGAAGACCAAACCAAAAACCGAAGTACATCACCAAGTGAGCCCTCTCCCTGAGCTCATCGCTGAACCAACAAGTGCTCGATCCATGTCCTTTGTTGGGACACACGAGTACTTAGCACCAGAGATCATCAAAGGCGAAGGCCATGGCAGTGCTGTAGATTGGTGGACATTTGGTATCTTTCTCTACGAGCTTTTGTTCGGGAAAACTCCATTTAAAGGAGCAGGGAACAGGGCTACATTGTTCAATGTTGTTGGCCAGCCCTTGAGATTTCCAGAGTCACCGAGTGTGAGCTTTGCTGCAAGGGACTTGATCAGAGGTTTACTAGTGAAAGAGCCACAGCATCGCCTCGCTTATAGGCGTGGTGCAACAGAAATCAAGCAACATCCTTTCTTTCAGAGTGTGAATTGGGCACTGATCCGCTGTACAAGTCCACCCGATGTCCCGAAACCATACACGATGGATGTTCCTAGAAATGAGGTCCCCAAAATTCCCACAAATGGGAAAGATCCGGGTGTTGATGTAAAGCCTTCTGGTAAttattttgagattgatttctTTTGA
- the LOC115698897 gene encoding uncharacterized protein LOC115698897, with translation MACSSLGLGSCPKTPKIHVYCRKKEKNRENFHPYKVIEITPPPKHLGVRCFPPNLQCGESVTIEGQAYTISAVTHRYQLRKGKYEPSEKRLDVLSTGRYILNLYLENLLDQS, from the exons ATGGCGTGTTCGAGCCTGGGTTTAGGTTCATGCCCAAAG ACTCCAAAAATCCATGTTTATTGCAGAAAAAAggagaaaaacagagagaattTCCACCCTTATAAAGTAATCGAAATTACACCTCCCCCTAAACACCTTGGCGTCCGTTGCTTTCCTCCT AACTTGCAATGTGGGGAGAGTGTGACTATTGAAGGCCAAGCTTATACAATCTCAGCTGTAACTCACCGATACCAGCTCCGAAAAGGCAAGTATGAACCTAGTGAGAAGAGACTAGATGTTTTGTCTACAGGAAGATACATCTTAAATCTATATCTTGAAAATTTATTAGATCAATCTTGA
- the LOC133030654 gene encoding uncharacterized protein LOC133030654, with protein MVCPFCNFSAETICHILLGCSFSRSCWSLSAVNVTGAHCSDFNAWFFDLMASKPPEVVRESAMVSWKIWAVRNDLVWNDKTCSAYEVVRSARVVLNQWLNAQSQKHGALLIDDINNVNEHWKKPMLNTVKVNVDGAIFQAENKFGFGCIARDHNGQLIEAIYLREPSWIGSA; from the coding sequence ATGGTGTGTCCCTTCTGCAATTTCTCTGCTGAAACGATATGTCACATTCTCTTGGGCTGTAGCTTTAGTCGTTCATGCTGGTCTCTCTCGGCAGTGAACGTTACTGGTGCACACTGTAGTGATTTCAACGCCTGGTTCTTTGATTTAATGGCCTCTAAACCTCCTGAAGTGGTTCGTGAATCAGCTATGGTTAGCTGGAAAATATGGGCGGTCCGTAATGATCTTGTGTGGAATGACAAGACTTGTTCAGCGTATGAAGTGGTTCGATCGGCTAGAGTCGTCCTTAACCAATGGTTAAATGCTCAATCACAAAAACATGGGGCATTATTAATAGATGATATTAATAATGTTAATGAGCACTGGAAGAAACCAATGTTAAATACGGTTAAGGTTAATGTTGATGGTGCCATTTTTCAAGCGGAGAACAAGTTCGGTTTTGGTTGTATAGCAAGAGATCACAATGGACAGCTTATTGAAGCTATATATCTCAGGGAGCCGAGTTGGATTGGTTCAGCCTGA
- the LOC115699678 gene encoding transcription factor PIF5, producing MNNIPDWNFDCDLPVNGQKNPNGADHDLVELLWRNGQVVLQSQTHRKASVGANESRQVQKHDQQAIRNGGPYGNSMNMVQDDDAVPWIHYPLEDAFEKDFCSNFFSELSSCDPIEIDKPIRHVDEERLLSKFGGSDTTHVPSNSQHQNHQKLKPSSNGVVPCPENHNMPPPRHNYSNSSVHQKQNLGSLGKVVNFSQFSAMGKCDMRPQQQQQAVKEPGNRGEVRECSAMTVGLSHCGSNQLAAADLDVSWVSSNNGDGNNGLSAGAFKDDVQKILPRTRTSESGKAETLEPTLTSSSGGSGSSFGRTCKQSTATTSANNNNNNKRKNRDAEEIECQSDAAEHESAAANKSSQRSGSSRKSRAAEVHNLSERRRRDRINEKMKALQELIPHSNKTDKASMLDEAIEYLKSLQLQLQVMWMGSGMAPMMFPGVQHYMSRLGMAMGPPSLPSIHNPMHLPRVPVVDQSMIGPQTTDQSVLCQTPAFNPINYQNQMQNASFQEQYARYMGFHPMQTVSQPMNLFRFNPQTLQQTQSIAQQQGINTAPSNSGIPTNGALTGKMG from the exons ATGAATAACATTCCTGATTGGAATTTTGATTGTGATCTCCCTGTGAATGGCCAAAAGAATCCTAATGG GGCTGACCATGACTTAGTAGAGCTTCTATGGAGAAATGGGCAAGTAGTTTTACAAAGCCAGACACACAGAAAAGCAAGTGTTGGAGCTAATGAATCAAGACAAGTTCAAAAACATGACCAACAAGCTATAAGGAATGGTGGGCCATATGGGAATTCAATGAATATGGTTCAAGATGATGATGCAGTGCCATGGATTCATTACCCTCTTGAAGATGCATTTGAGAAAGATTTTTGTTCAAATTTTTTCTCTGAACTATCTTCATGTGATCCAATTGAAATTGATAAACCAATCAGACATGTTGATGAAGAGAGGTTATTGTCAAAGTTTGGTGGTTCTGATACAACTCATGTTCCCTCAAACTCCCAACACCAAAACCACCAAAAACTCAAGCCTTCCTCTAATGGTGTGGTGCCTTGTCCTGAAAATCATAACATGCCTCCACCAAGGCACAATTACAGCAACTCATCAGTTCATCAAAAACAAAATCTGGGGTCCTTAGGAAAAGTGGTCAATTTCTCTCAATTCTCAGCTATGGGCAAGTGTGATATGAggccacaacaacaacaacaggcAGTGAAAGAACCCGGAAACCGAGGAGAGGTCAGAGAGTGTTCAGCAATGACAGTTGGGTTAAGTCACTGTGGAAGCAACCAACTTGCTGCAGCTGACCTTGATGTGAGTTGGGTTTCAAGCAACAATGGTGATGGGAACAATGGTTTATCTGCAGGAGCTTTTAAGGATGATGTTCAGAAAATCTTgcctaggactaggactagtgAGAGTGGGAAGGCTGAGACTCTTGAGCCAACTCTTACTTCATCTTCTGGTGGATCTGGAAGCAGTTTTGGAAGAACTTGCAAGCAATCTACTGCTACAACCAGTGccaataacaataacaataacaaaAGAAAGAATAGAGATGCAGAGGAAATAGAGTGCCAAAGTGAt GCTGCTGAACAtgaatctgctgctgcaaatAAATCTTCCCAACGATCTGGTTCATCCCGAAAGAGCAGAGCTGCTGAAGTTCATAATCTTTCAGAAAGG AGACGTAGAGATCGAATAAATGAGAAGATGAAGGCGCTACAAGAGCTCATACCTCATAGTAACAAG ACAGATAAAGCATCAATGTTGGATGAAGCTATTGAATACTTGAAGTCACTTCAATTACAACTCcaa GTAATGTGGATGGGAAGTGGCATGGCACCAATGATGTTTCCAGGAGTACAGCACTACATGTCGCGGTTGGGCATGGCAATGGGTCCACCTTCCTTGCCTTCCATTCACAACCCAATGCATTTGCCAAGGGTCCCAGTGGTTGATCAATCCATGATTGGGCCTCAAACTACAGACCAATCTGTTTTGTGTCAAACCCCAGCTTTTAACCCCATCAATTACCAAAACCAGATGCAAAACGCCTCTTTTCAAGAGCAATACGCACGTTACATGGGGTTCCATCCTATGCAAACTGTTTCTCAG CCTATGAACTTGTTCAGATTTAATCCACAAACATTACAACAGACTCAATCAATAGCACAGCAGCAGGGGATTAATACTGCACCTTCAAATTCTGGAATTCCAACTAATGGAGCTTTAACTGGCAAGATGG GTTGA